Proteins from one Hyperolius riggenbachi isolate aHypRig1 chromosome 4, aHypRig1.pri, whole genome shotgun sequence genomic window:
- the REL gene encoding proto-oncogene c-Rel isoform X2 codes for MNPTDHIRMIWLARIAEMDITKLSLVLIAECCVREEQLLTIEDYDLNVVRLCFQVFLADEQGNYTRALAPVVSNPIYDNRAPNTAELRICRVNKNCGSAAGGDEIFLLCDKVQKDDIEVRFFTDNWEGRGHFGQADVHRQVAIVFKTPQFPFQISEVTTVKMQLRRPSDQEVSEPMDFRYIPCETDHYAKKAKKTGEMLHKFYNSVKAQQPEKQVNSMSFNFNRTDRPIKQESLYTSGETCAQPSNGLDSMRSTTPLCPPLFSFNSQFVKALPLQLSRNQTPQVNLPNLLADYYPPSQPVSSSSAMLPNFTYNPSLETSSIHRKTSQARKPQEAPTERLDYSSLMQTDRTMQIQNNFSAPEKTFKSAMFMPDSSQSSYPSVPFENVTYVTSSYVRDPSHRMPSTVNESSCPSIGMANLPQGNYYDTTFSSISHDPNQQSADHLMETAQSEYMLSVDSELESFLENLSKMSNPEPN; via the exons TACGAGAAGAGCAGCTCCTCACTATTGAAGATTATGACCTCAATGTGGTACGATTGTGCTTTCAAGTCTTTCTTGCTGACGAACAGGGAAATTATACTAGAGCTTTGGCACCTGTTGTTTCCAACCCCATTTATGACAACC GCGCACCTAACACTGCTGAGCTACGGATCTGTCGCGTGAATAAGAATTGCGGAAGTGCAGCTGGAGGTGACGAGATATTCCTCTTATGTGACAAAGTTCAGAAAG ATGACATTGAGGTCCGCTTTTTTACTGATAACTGGGAAGGAAGAGGACACTTTGGACAAGCTGATGTGCACCGCCAAGTAGCCATTGTTTTTAAGACTCCTCAGTTCCCCTTTCAGATTAGCGAGGTCACTACAGTGAAAATGCAGCTGAGAAGACCGTCTGACCAGGAGGTCAGCGAGCCTATGGATTTTAGATATATTCCTTGCGAAACAG ATCACTATGCAAAGAAGGCTAAGAAAACTGGGGAGATGCTCCATAAATTCTACA ATTCTGTCAAAGCCCAACAACCGGAGAAACAAGTAAACTCCATGAGTTTCAACTTCAACAGAACGGATCGGCCTATCAAACAAG AATCTTTATATACTTCTGGTGAAACTTGTGCACAGCCATCAAATGGACTAGATTCCATGAGGTCCACCACACCtctgtgtccacctctgttctCCTTCAATTCACAGTTTGTCAAGGCACTTCCCCTTCAATTGTCCAGAAACCAGACTCCACAAGTAAACCTGCCAAATTTGCTGGCTGATTACTATCCTCCAAGCCAGCCAGTAAGCTCAAGCTCAGCCATGCTTCCGAATTTCACTTACAACCCCAGTTTGGAAACCAGCAGCATTCACCGGAAGACCAGCCAAGCAAGAAAACCTCAAGAGGCTCCCACCGAGCGCTTAGATTACAGCTCATTGATGCAAACAGACCGCACCATGCAGATCCAAAATAACTTCAGTGCTCCTGAGAAaacctttaaaagtgcaatgttTATGCCAGATTCCTCTCAATCCAGTTACCCTTCTGTACCTTTTGAAAATGTGACCTACGTCACTTCTTCATATGTAAGAGATCCCAGTCACAGGATGCCAAGTACAGTCAATGAATCATCTTGCCCAAGTATAGGGATGGCCAATCTACCTCAAGGCAATTACTACGATACAACATTTTCTTCCATATCACACGACCCAAACCAACAAAGTGCCGATCATCTAATGGAGACTGCACAAAGCGAGTATATGTTAAGCGTTGATTCTGAATTGGAAAGCTTTTTAGAGAATTTATCAAAAATGTCTAATCCGGAGCCCAATTAG